Genomic segment of Ruegeria sp. TM1040:
TTCTGGCGGCAGATCCACCACGATCAAACCGTCGATGCCGGCCTCTTTTGCATCGCTGAGGAATGTCTCGACACCGCGCGAGTAGATCGGGTTGTAGTAGCCCATCAGCACGATTGGCGTGGTGTCATCCTCCTTGCGAAAATCCCGCGCCAGCTGCAGTGTGCGCTCCAGCGTCATTCCGGCCTCCAGCGCGCGCTGACCTGCGAGCTGGATGGTTTCGCCGTCCGCCATCGGATCGGTAAAGGGCAAGCCGAGCTCGATCACATCGACGCCAGCGGCGGGCAGGCCTTTGACCACCTCCAAAGAGGTGTCGTAGTCGGGATCGCCCGCCATGACATAGGTGACGAAGGCCTTTTTGCCCGCGGCAGCGAGTTCAGCAAACTTAGCGTCGATGCGTGTGGTTGGGCGGGTCATATGAAGGCCTTTTTCGATCTCTGTTGCCTGCCTGATGTGCCGAAACTTCACGGTAAAATCAATCCCGGACGACAGGTCGGGCCAGCGCAGCGGGCAGTTTAGTTCAACGCGCGTTGCCCAAGCGGCATATGCAGCCGCAGGGTGATCGTATTGAGGCCCGGGTTTTCACGCGCCAGAGAGGCGTTGGACATATGCGTGAGCGCCAGTGACAGGCGCTTGCCCCCGCGCAGGTCGCGCCCGATGCCGATCAGCGAACGGATTTCAAAGTTGGACCCCAGATCATTGCGGGCCTCATTCTCGAAGTAGAGACCGGGCATCAGGCTGGCTTCGATGAACCAGCCGCGCCCGATATCGCGCTGGGCCTGCAGCCCGCCCCCAAAAAACACATCACCCGTCTCGTGGATGTGGCCTGCGACGCCCAGCCCAGCGTCAAAGCCCCAGACCTGCCAGTCGCGTGGCCCGAGGTACTCGGCGGAGAAATACGCGCCACTCTCGGCGATCTCATTGTTGAATTCCGCATGGCCCAGCCCGAACGTCAGCTCCTGAGCCCGGAGCGCGTGGCTCTGAAGGAGTGTAGAAATCAAAGTAGCAGCAATGATGATTTTGCGCATGCGGACCTCACAGTCTGTTTATACATCAAACCGGCTGGCCGGCAGAAGCGATTGAACAGATCAGCATAAGTGAATGCGTCTTTGCCATTTCAATAAGCGCCGCGT
This window contains:
- the trpA gene encoding tryptophan synthase subunit alpha codes for the protein MTRPTTRIDAKFAELAAAGKKAFVTYVMAGDPDYDTSLEVVKGLPAAGVDVIELGLPFTDPMADGETIQLAGQRALEAGMTLERTLQLARDFRKEDDTTPIVLMGYYNPIYSRGVETFLSDAKEAGIDGLIVVDLPPEEDSELCLPAQAAGLNFIRLATPTTDDARLPRVLQNTSGFVYYVSITGITGAAEAEAADVGPEVARIKAATDLPIIVGFGIKTPERAQTIASISDGAVVGSAIVAEIGAGKSPAEVLAFVKTLADGAHAG
- a CDS encoding acyloxyacyl hydrolase; the protein is MRKIIIAATLISTLLQSHALRAQELTFGLGHAEFNNEIAESGAYFSAEYLGPRDWQVWGFDAGLGVAGHIHETGDVFFGGGLQAQRDIGRGWFIEASLMPGLYFENEARNDLGSNFEIRSLIGIGRDLRGGKRLSLALTHMSNASLARENPGLNTITLRLHMPLGQRALN